Proteins from a genomic interval of Chroococcidiopsis thermalis PCC 7203:
- a CDS encoding ABC transporter ATP-binding protein — MPSPLLCLHQVTRQFSRRTQPAVCEVSLSLPAGDLLALLGPSGCGKTTLLRLIAGFEQPQNGTIDIAQRRVSGNGHWLPPEQRNVGMVFQDYALFPHLTVSQNIAFGLDRSSKTAKQVKDALALVNLTGMENRYPHQLSGGQQQRVALARAIAPRPALILLDEPLSNLDAQVRLRLRHELRAILKAAGVSAILVTHDREEALSIADRIAVMCNGYLEQIDTPEYLYQQPASRFVAEFVTQANLIPAQRQGDVWQTEIGTIPITLTGNCDRRDAVDLMVRQEEIVLTPVPTSQILIRDRQFLGREYRYVLHTPSGREIVARTPTNTYLAVNTPVQLEIATQKLQLYPKT, encoded by the coding sequence ATGCCCTCTCCTCTTCTCTGTCTGCATCAGGTCACTCGACAATTTTCCCGCCGGACTCAACCCGCCGTCTGTGAGGTTTCCCTGTCGTTGCCAGCAGGCGATTTACTAGCGTTGCTCGGTCCTTCTGGTTGTGGCAAAACTACGCTCCTGCGGTTAATTGCTGGATTTGAACAGCCCCAGAACGGCACGATTGACATTGCCCAGAGGCGGGTATCGGGCAACGGGCATTGGTTGCCCCCAGAACAGCGAAATGTGGGGATGGTGTTTCAAGACTACGCCTTGTTCCCGCATCTCACGGTGAGTCAAAATATTGCGTTTGGCTTAGATCGCTCCTCCAAAACTGCCAAGCAGGTGAAAGATGCACTCGCCTTAGTCAATCTGACTGGCATGGAAAACCGCTATCCTCACCAACTCTCTGGCGGACAACAGCAGCGTGTTGCTCTCGCTCGTGCCATTGCTCCGCGTCCAGCGCTGATTCTGCTCGACGAACCGCTGAGCAATTTAGATGCACAAGTGCGATTGCGGTTGCGGCACGAGTTGCGCGCGATCCTCAAAGCTGCGGGTGTATCAGCGATACTGGTCACGCACGATCGCGAAGAAGCGCTATCAATCGCCGATCGGATTGCAGTCATGTGTAATGGTTATCTGGAGCAAATTGATACGCCAGAGTACCTATATCAGCAACCAGCATCGCGGTTTGTTGCTGAGTTTGTCACCCAAGCCAATTTAATTCCAGCTCAGCGTCAAGGTGACGTGTGGCAGACAGAAATCGGCACTATCCCTATTACCCTAACTGGCAATTGCGATCGGCGGGATGCCGTCGATCTGATGGTGCGCCAAGAAGAGATCGTTCTCACCCCCGTTCCTACCAGTCAAATTTTAATTCGCGATCGCCAGTTCCTCGGACGCGAATATCGCTACGTCCTCCATACACCTAGCGGTCGTGAGATTGTGGCGCGGACTCCCACAAACACTTATTTAGCGGTTAACACTCCAGTGCAGCTAGAGATCGCCACCCAAAAGTTACAGCTTTATCCTAAAACCTAA
- a CDS encoding anthrone oxygenase family protein, with protein sequence MQSINITVINLWFMTAFLGTGAVCIFLAIAALFNWHQTGAAYLLVGSLLYLVGTFLVTIAFNVPLNDALALVQPDSSEGANLWNKYLSDWTLWNHIRTIAALAAAALFTLALCDRTM encoded by the coding sequence ATGCAATCCATCAACATTACGGTCATCAATCTGTGGTTTATGACCGCATTCCTCGGAACAGGTGCAGTTTGCATATTTCTGGCTATTGCTGCGTTATTCAATTGGCATCAAACTGGTGCTGCCTACCTGCTTGTTGGTAGTCTGCTCTACCTTGTCGGCACTTTTCTAGTTACGATCGCCTTCAACGTACCGTTGAACGATGCACTAGCGCTCGTTCAACCAGACAGTTCTGAAGGTGCAAATCTATGGAATAAATACCTGAGCGATTGGACGCTTTGGAACCACATTCGGACGATCGCGGCACTGGCAGCAGCAGCATTATTTACGCTCGCGCTGTGCGATCGCACAATGTAA
- a CDS encoding recombinase family protein has product MVQRVAIYCRVSTTDQSCTRQERDLLEYAAVCGFEVVGVWKETASGIKHNRCERQKIMALAQSHSIDAILVTEMTRWGRSTIDLIETLQSLHSWHISLIAQTGLQFDLNTPQGRLIAHLMASLAEFERDLLRERVRSGVAAAKARGQKFGRQPGQRVKADKLAPKVLQMVNDGYSYRKIADKLNLSKTTVNDIVKRHRQSPKKSSSEK; this is encoded by the coding sequence TTGGTACAAAGAGTTGCCATTTATTGTCGGGTTTCTACAACTGACCAGTCCTGTACGCGGCAAGAACGGGACTTATTAGAGTATGCTGCTGTTTGTGGCTTTGAGGTGGTTGGTGTTTGGAAGGAAACAGCCTCTGGAATTAAACACAACCGCTGTGAGCGACAAAAGATTATGGCGTTAGCGCAAAGTCATAGCATTGATGCGATTTTGGTGACAGAGATGACCCGGTGGGGACGTAGCACCATTGACCTGATTGAGACGTTGCAGTCACTCCATAGTTGGCATATTTCCTTAATTGCTCAAACCGGATTGCAATTCGATCTGAATACACCACAAGGCAGGTTAATCGCCCATCTTATGGCATCTTTGGCTGAATTTGAACGAGATTTGCTGCGAGAAAGGGTGCGTTCGGGGGTAGCGGCGGCTAAAGCGCGAGGTCAAAAGTTTGGCAGGCAACCAGGACAACGTGTGAAAGCAGATAAGTTGGCACCCAAAGTTTTGCAGATGGTTAATGACGGGTATTCTTACCGCAAAATTGCCGACAAACTCAACCTCAGCAAGACAACTGTCAATGATATTGTCAAACGCCACAGACAGTCACCAAAGAAATCATCCTCGGAGAAATAA
- a CDS encoding Tn3 family transposase, with product MKRQWDAEELVENFTLLPSEMALLFNKSEENRLGFAVLLKFFQMEAKFPRTKQEVPKQIVSYIARLLSVSPKQYAEYSFNGRTIERHRAEIREFFGFREFNPQDKKELIVWLCEFVLAYDRQVSSLEAAVYQRLREFKLEPPIPEAVERLIRSASVTTEKEFCAGIFKQIESGTLTKMDALLNTQDALDDDQSQFKQSVFNFLKTDPSRTSLKSIFKEVSKLECIRDLGLPTKLFAHVPPKIITHYRRRASAETPRELRRHPAKIRYTLVAAFCWQRNQEITDSLVELLIQIIHRIYVNAERRVDQQLIEEFKRVDGKPRLLFEIAQASLERPEEPVKDVVYPVVGPKTLQAVVKEYKSNSPTYEEKVYTVMRSSYLHHYRRMVPQLLSTLEFRSNNDMHRPVISALSLLRRYQDSNQRYYAIGEELFINGVLSKEQRHLILEEDKDGQERVNRVNYEICVLQALRDKLRSKEIWVVGAKRYCNPEEDLPQDFEVHRETYYKALGQPLDALTFISQLQQEMTQALTMLDRAMPSNTKVKIQKKKNGWISVAPLEAQPEPLNILQLKREIERRWPLTSLLDMLKEADLRIGFTNHFKNTGVRSNLDRETLQRRLLLCLYGLGSNTGLKRMCGGINSDLEYDLRYVKKHYIHREHLRNAIAEVVNAAFNVRKVAIWGEGTTACASDSKKFGSWDQNLMTEWHIRYGGRGVMIYWHVEKKSACIYSQLKTCSSSEVAAMIEGLLRHCTDMKVKKNYVDTHGQNEIAFGFCRLLGFELMPRIKRIGSQKLYLPSAGQKQDFPNLQLVLTKAIDWELIATQYDQMIKYTTALRLGTAEADTILKRFSRSSPQHPTQKALSELGRAVKTIFLCHYLNSEALRREINEGLNVVENWNSANGFIFYGKNSEIASNRLDEQELSVLCLHLLQISLVYINTLMIQRVLAEANWMKQMRKEDFRALSPLIWVHVNPYGTFRLDMNERLQIDAVLP from the coding sequence TTGAAACGTCAATGGGATGCAGAAGAACTGGTAGAAAATTTTACCCTCCTGCCATCCGAAATGGCACTGCTGTTCAACAAAAGTGAGGAAAATCGCCTAGGCTTTGCTGTGCTACTGAAATTCTTCCAGATGGAAGCAAAATTCCCCCGCACCAAACAGGAAGTTCCCAAACAGATTGTTTCTTACATTGCGAGACTTCTCTCCGTTTCGCCAAAACAATATGCTGAATACTCGTTTAATGGACGCACTATTGAACGTCATCGTGCTGAAATCCGGGAGTTCTTTGGTTTTCGAGAATTTAACCCACAAGACAAAAAAGAACTGATTGTTTGGTTGTGTGAATTTGTTTTAGCATACGACCGTCAAGTCTCCTCATTAGAAGCAGCAGTGTATCAACGTTTACGGGAGTTCAAGTTAGAACCACCAATACCCGAAGCAGTGGAACGGCTGATTCGGTCTGCGAGCGTCACTACAGAAAAAGAATTCTGTGCTGGCATCTTCAAGCAAATTGAATCAGGAACGCTGACCAAAATGGATGCCCTTCTCAATACTCAAGATGCTCTAGATGATGACCAGAGCCAATTTAAACAGTCGGTCTTCAATTTCCTCAAAACAGACCCCAGTCGTACCAGTCTCAAGAGTATCTTCAAAGAAGTCTCCAAACTTGAATGTATCCGGGATTTGGGACTACCAACCAAACTGTTTGCTCATGTTCCCCCCAAAATTATTACTCACTACCGTCGGCGGGCAAGTGCAGAGACACCCCGCGAACTGCGTCGTCATCCGGCGAAAATTCGCTACACATTGGTTGCCGCTTTCTGTTGGCAACGCAACCAGGAGATTACCGACAGTTTGGTGGAGTTGCTCATTCAAATTATCCACCGCATTTATGTTAATGCCGAACGGCGGGTGGATCAACAACTCATTGAGGAATTTAAACGGGTGGATGGTAAGCCACGCTTGTTATTTGAAATTGCTCAAGCTTCACTCGAACGTCCTGAAGAACCTGTTAAGGATGTTGTTTACCCAGTAGTTGGCCCGAAAACACTACAAGCAGTAGTCAAAGAATATAAATCTAACAGTCCTACATATGAGGAAAAAGTTTACACAGTGATGCGTTCATCATATCTGCATCACTATCGGCGCATGGTTCCTCAACTGCTATCCACACTGGAGTTTCGCTCTAACAACGATATGCACCGCCCAGTAATTTCTGCTTTGTCATTGCTTAGAAGATACCAAGACAGCAATCAGCGATACTATGCAATCGGTGAGGAATTGTTCATCAATGGTGTTCTCTCCAAGGAGCAACGCCACCTGATTTTAGAAGAGGACAAGGATGGGCAGGAACGGGTAAATCGAGTCAATTATGAAATATGCGTGCTACAGGCACTACGAGATAAGCTGCGCTCGAAGGAAATTTGGGTAGTTGGGGCTAAACGCTACTGTAACCCAGAAGAAGACTTGCCCCAAGACTTTGAAGTACATCGAGAAACCTACTACAAGGCTTTAGGACAACCATTAGACGCGCTCACTTTTATCAGCCAACTCCAACAGGAAATGACCCAGGCTTTAACAATGCTGGATAGAGCAATGCCAAGCAATACTAAAGTCAAGATTCAAAAGAAGAAAAATGGCTGGATTAGCGTTGCTCCTCTAGAAGCACAGCCAGAACCACTCAATATCTTGCAACTTAAGCGTGAGATAGAAAGACGCTGGCCCCTTACCAGTTTGCTGGATATGTTGAAAGAAGCTGACTTGCGGATTGGTTTTACTAATCATTTCAAGAATACGGGTGTGCGCTCTAACCTAGACCGAGAAACCCTACAACGACGACTATTGTTATGTTTGTATGGATTGGGTAGCAATACCGGACTCAAGCGTATGTGTGGGGGAATTAATAGTGACTTAGAGTACGACCTGCGTTATGTCAAAAAGCACTACATTCACCGAGAACACTTGCGTAATGCTATTGCAGAAGTTGTAAATGCTGCTTTTAATGTTCGTAAGGTAGCAATTTGGGGAGAAGGTACAACAGCGTGTGCTAGTGATTCCAAAAAGTTTGGCTCGTGGGATCAAAATTTGATGACAGAATGGCACATCCGCTACGGAGGTCGGGGGGTGATGATCTATTGGCACGTTGAGAAAAAATCTGCCTGCATCTACTCTCAACTTAAGACTTGTTCCTCCAGTGAGGTGGCAGCAATGATTGAAGGCCTCTTACGTCATTGCACTGATATGAAGGTAAAGAAAAACTATGTAGACACTCACGGTCAAAATGAAATTGCCTTTGGCTTCTGCCGTTTACTGGGCTTTGAGTTGATGCCTCGGATCAAGCGCATCGGCTCCCAAAAGTTATATCTACCAAGTGCTGGGCAAAAACAAGATTTTCCTAACTTGCAACTTGTACTTACTAAAGCAATTGATTGGGAACTGATCGCAACTCAGTATGACCAGATGATTAAATACACTACTGCTTTACGTTTGGGAACGGCGGAAGCAGACACGATTTTGAAACGTTTTAGCCGTTCTTCTCCTCAACATCCGACACAAAAAGCACTTTCTGAGCTAGGGAGAGCGGTTAAAACCATCTTTCTCTGTCACTACCTCAACTCTGAAGCATTACGGCGTGAGATTAATGAAGGGCTGAATGTGGTGGAAAACTGGAATAGTGCTAATGGTTTTATTTTTTATGGCAAAAACAGTGAAATTGCTAGCAACCGCCTGGATGAACAAGAATTATCGGTTTTGTGCTTGCACCTGCTGCAAATCAGCCTTGTTTACATCAATACCCTGATGATTCAAAGGGTTTTGGCAGAAGCTAATTGGATGAAGCAGATGAGAAAAGAAGATTTCCGGGCGTTATCACCGTTGATTTGGGTACATGTTAACCCTTACGGCACTTTTCGACTGGATATGAACGAGCGATTACAAATTGATGCTGTGCTTCCTTGA
- a CDS encoding glycosyltransferase family 2 protein, whose product MLETKFSSFVPNPLVSILINNYNYGQFLGEAIDSALNQTYSNVEVIVVDDGSTDNSPNVISGYGDRIISIFKENGGQASAFNVGFLASKGEIICILDSDDAFDRTKVEKILEIFQLNSDIGWCYHPLKLLDYSKNTVIRSDPDGISSHKVDFRQQVRQGKLPYFVPATSGLCFQRSLLQQLLPMPVAQKISLGDHYIKFTALALSSGYFLNEDLAIQKVHENNAFTLDFFHGNKKQVEARILTLTAYWMRNKFPVTINFANKIFGIGLGIYWQTGGIEPGYKSSFEEYLSNTSVIEKIEIYLRAYYHANPLFLSIRRFRLLRDLQRVKIIADAEEHSTATTPI is encoded by the coding sequence ATGTTGGAAACGAAATTCAGTAGTTTTGTACCAAATCCGTTAGTTAGTATTCTTATTAATAACTATAATTACGGTCAGTTTTTAGGAGAGGCGATTGACAGCGCCCTTAACCAAACTTATTCTAACGTTGAGGTAATTGTAGTTGATGATGGTTCTACTGATAATTCTCCTAATGTAATTTCTGGATACGGCGATCGAATTATTTCAATTTTCAAAGAAAATGGCGGACAAGCTTCTGCTTTTAATGTAGGATTTCTTGCTAGCAAAGGTGAAATTATTTGCATTTTAGACTCCGATGATGCTTTTGACCGAACGAAGGTAGAAAAAATTCTAGAAATTTTTCAACTAAATTCAGATATTGGTTGGTGTTATCACCCTCTCAAGTTGCTTGATTACAGTAAAAATACGGTTATAAGAAGCGATCCTGATGGCATTTCTAGCCACAAAGTAGACTTTAGACAACAGGTACGGCAAGGAAAATTACCATATTTTGTTCCTGCAACATCAGGACTTTGTTTTCAACGATCGCTACTTCAACAACTCTTACCAATGCCAGTTGCTCAAAAGATCTCCTTAGGAGATCATTACATCAAATTTACAGCTTTAGCATTGTCGTCTGGATACTTTCTAAATGAGGACTTAGCTATTCAGAAGGTGCATGAGAATAATGCTTTTACCTTAGATTTTTTTCATGGTAATAAGAAACAAGTTGAAGCCAGAATTTTAACTTTAACTGCTTACTGGATGCGAAATAAATTTCCAGTTACGATCAATTTTGCCAATAAGATTTTTGGCATTGGTCTGGGTATATATTGGCAAACAGGTGGCATTGAGCCAGGGTATAAGTCCTCGTTCGAGGAATACTTGTCTAATACTTCCGTAATAGAAAAGATTGAAATCTACTTGCGGGCATATTATCATGCAAATCCACTCTTTCTAAGCATTCGACGTTTTCGGTTGCTCCGCGATCTGCAACGAGTCAAAATAATCGCAGATGCAGAAGAACATTCGACTGCTACCACACCCATCTAA
- a CDS encoding FAD binding domain-containing protein: MIPVEFDYAAPETLEAAVNLLKENEGTEILAGGHSLLREMKLGRVSPLLLVDLGKIQGLQGIGLNRDPNGVVQIGVMTTYAQTANALKVKENYRALAEAALSIGDAQIRNWGRIGDIFAYHDLACDLPAAALVLEATFNTISPSSHRAIPAEEFINASFNMGLEPGEIVTSIDLPPYVTGTNSAYEKFQHPASGYTICGIATSIRRSSSGIVSKCRVAVTGAHARAIRLRQVEAALEGKAPTTKNIAAAANLATESVSISQEASKELNSLSNNYVSAEYRTHLMGVLTARSLTRATERVEIRSYI; encoded by the coding sequence ATGATTCCAGTTGAATTTGACTACGCTGCACCTGAAACTCTGGAAGCTGCGGTAAATCTGCTAAAAGAGAACGAAGGAACAGAGATTCTTGCCGGGGGTCACAGCTTACTGAGAGAAATGAAGCTAGGTCGAGTTTCCCCCTTACTACTAGTAGATTTAGGGAAAATTCAAGGTTTGCAAGGGATTGGACTCAATCGCGATCCGAACGGTGTCGTCCAAATTGGTGTCATGACTACCTATGCCCAAACCGCTAATGCTCTCAAGGTCAAGGAAAACTATCGCGCTCTGGCTGAAGCAGCGTTGAGCATTGGAGATGCTCAGATCCGCAATTGGGGCAGAATCGGTGACATCTTTGCCTATCATGACTTAGCCTGCGATCTACCTGCCGCTGCTTTGGTTCTAGAAGCAACGTTCAACACGATTAGTCCAAGCAGTCATCGTGCGATTCCGGCTGAAGAGTTCATCAACGCCTCTTTCAATATGGGGCTGGAGCCTGGTGAAATCGTCACTTCGATCGATCTGCCACCCTATGTTACCGGAACTAATAGTGCCTACGAAAAGTTCCAGCACCCAGCCAGTGGCTATACCATTTGTGGCATTGCGACCTCGATTAGGCGATCGTCCAGCGGTATTGTGAGTAAATGCCGTGTGGCTGTTACTGGCGCTCATGCTCGTGCTATCCGTCTGCGTCAGGTCGAGGCAGCACTGGAGGGCAAAGCACCGACAACAAAAAACATTGCGGCTGCGGCTAATCTGGCGACAGAAAGCGTGTCTATCAGCCAGGAAGCTAGCAAAGAACTGAATAGCCTTTCTAACAACTACGTCTCGGCAGAGTATCGCACTCACCTCATGGGTGTGCTTACTGCTCGATCGCTCACTCGCGCTACCGAACGTGTCGAGATTCGCAGTTATATTTGA
- a CDS encoding xanthine dehydrogenase family protein molybdopterin-binding subunit encodes MANKILGTSVKRREDPELLRGEAKFTADITLPNMLHMAILHSDRGHALIQSIDTSAAERMPGVVRVITGADTSSILPLPCIMNPGGAESRFPSYPYGLPGAQTVLATDRVRYIGEFVAVVVALTRQQAYDALPAIAVKYEPLSAVVNAEEALQPDAPQLHDTVPNNLNQYISHGNKQATEQAIANAEVVVKQRIRYQRAIHNPVELRASIGDYNPETEEYTLWTNTQIPHGNRFLLSQLVMGIPYNKLRVIAPHIGGGFGSKGYLYPDTALVLFLSKELGQPVKWVDTRRGLARSTVQARDQIQYVTIAGTTDGQITALHCTNYANLGAYPATNGPGAPAILTGCSITGVYAIAHPFYEVYCTFTNLVPNGPARGAGRAEAIFLIERMVDLFAQRIGIDPAEVRRKNMVAADRFPYKNGLGWTYDSGNYEVALDKALATIDYNNVAQRKAEARTRGKRLGVGIGSYVAIAGVGPCPLMARDIGLNGSTWGSAHIRVHPTGDITLITGAQPHGQGQVTSFSQIIAEELGVDLEQIEVLHSDTKGTIYAQGSYGSRSFSVEGATVYKATQKIDEKARQMAAHIFKVAESEVVADRGKFYVKGAPEQFKTLKEIALALWYAWDLPAGMEPGLEAIAYFDPPDFNYPFGTHIALVEIDEQTGQVEVVRYVAVDDFGNVGNPMIVDGQTHGNIHFGISQALFEEAVYDRDGRILTDEFTTYAIAKASQLPKFELDRTVTPTPHNPLGAKGAGDVSITAVPPAIVNAVCNALSDLGVTHIDMPVTPEKVWRVMRETPRNNDS; translated from the coding sequence ATGGCTAACAAAATCTTAGGGACATCAGTTAAGCGACGCGAAGATCCAGAACTTTTGCGAGGGGAAGCCAAGTTTACAGCCGACATCACGCTGCCTAATATGCTACACATGGCAATTTTGCACAGCGATCGCGGTCATGCACTGATCCAAAGTATAGATACCAGTGCCGCAGAGCGAATGCCTGGAGTTGTACGGGTGATTACTGGAGCTGATACTAGTTCCATTCTGCCCCTACCGTGCATCATGAATCCTGGTGGCGCAGAATCTCGTTTTCCCTCCTACCCCTACGGACTACCCGGAGCCCAAACTGTTCTGGCTACAGATAGGGTTCGTTACATTGGCGAATTTGTGGCAGTGGTGGTAGCCTTAACCCGTCAGCAAGCCTATGATGCCCTACCAGCGATCGCGGTGAAATACGAGCCGCTGTCGGCGGTCGTTAATGCAGAAGAAGCACTTCAGCCCGATGCACCTCAACTACACGACACAGTACCCAACAATCTCAACCAGTACATCTCTCACGGGAATAAACAGGCGACGGAGCAGGCGATCGCCAACGCTGAGGTGGTTGTCAAGCAAAGAATTCGCTACCAACGAGCGATCCATAACCCCGTAGAACTCCGCGCTTCCATCGGCGATTACAACCCTGAGACTGAGGAGTACACCCTGTGGACGAATACCCAAATTCCTCATGGTAACCGCTTTCTGCTCTCTCAACTCGTGATGGGTATTCCCTACAACAAGCTGCGTGTCATCGCTCCCCATATTGGCGGTGGATTTGGTTCTAAGGGTTATCTTTACCCAGATACGGCTCTTGTACTTTTTTTATCTAAGGAGCTAGGTCAGCCTGTCAAGTGGGTCGACACGCGCCGAGGCTTAGCCCGCTCTACAGTGCAAGCTCGCGATCAAATCCAGTACGTAACTATAGCTGGGACGACAGACGGTCAGATTACTGCCCTTCATTGCACTAACTACGCTAATTTAGGAGCTTACCCAGCTACGAATGGTCCAGGCGCTCCCGCGATCCTCACAGGTTGCAGCATTACGGGAGTCTATGCGATCGCGCATCCCTTCTATGAAGTCTACTGTACGTTCACGAACCTCGTTCCCAATGGTCCGGCTCGGGGTGCTGGTCGTGCTGAGGCAATATTCCTCATCGAGCGTATGGTCGATCTCTTCGCACAGCGTATTGGTATAGATCCTGCTGAAGTACGCCGTAAAAATATGGTTGCTGCCGATCGGTTTCCCTATAAAAACGGTCTGGGCTGGACTTATGACTCTGGTAACTATGAGGTAGCGCTCGATAAAGCTCTGGCGACGATCGATTACAACAACGTCGCACAACGGAAGGCGGAAGCTAGAACGCGCGGTAAACGCCTTGGGGTCGGAATTGGTTCATATGTAGCGATCGCAGGTGTTGGTCCCTGTCCCCTAATGGCTAGAGATATAGGTTTGAATGGGAGTACCTGGGGAAGCGCGCATATCCGCGTTCACCCAACGGGTGATATCACTCTTATTACTGGCGCACAACCTCACGGTCAGGGACAAGTGACATCTTTTTCTCAAATTATCGCTGAGGAGCTTGGTGTTGACTTAGAGCAAATTGAAGTGCTGCACTCCGATACTAAGGGTACTATCTATGCACAAGGAAGCTATGGTTCGCGCTCCTTCAGCGTGGAAGGAGCGACAGTGTATAAAGCTACCCAAAAGATCGACGAGAAAGCACGTCAAATGGCAGCACATATCTTCAAAGTGGCAGAGTCAGAGGTGGTAGCCGATCGAGGTAAATTTTATGTTAAAGGTGCGCCCGAGCAGTTCAAAACTTTAAAGGAGATTGCGCTGGCGCTTTGGTACGCTTGGGATTTACCAGCGGGTATGGAGCCTGGTTTGGAAGCGATCGCCTACTTCGATCCACCAGATTTTAATTATCCTTTCGGCACTCACATTGCCTTAGTCGAAATTGACGAACAAACTGGTCAGGTTGAAGTCGTTCGTTATGTAGCGGTAGATGACTTCGGGAATGTGGGAAACCCGATGATTGTAGATGGTCAAACACACGGTAATATCCATTTTGGGATCAGTCAAGCCCTGTTTGAAGAGGCTGTATACGATCGGGACGGACGAATTCTGACGGACGAATTTACGACATACGCGATCGCTAAAGCTTCGCAGTTACCAAAGTTTGAACTCGATCGCACTGTCACGCCTACTCCTCATAACCCGCTGGGAGCGAAAGGTGCAGGTGATGTCAGCATTACGGCTGTACCTCCGGCGATCGTCAACGCTGTTTGTAACGCTCTTTCCGACTTGGGGGTCACTCACATCGATATGCCTGTAACGCCGGAAAAAGTTTGGCGGGTGATGCGTGAAACTCCCAGGAATAATGACTCTTGA
- a CDS encoding SDR family oxidoreductase, which produces MTDRLSGKVALVTGASSGIGQATALAFARAGAKVVAASRRDAEGQETVRRIQEAGGEALFIKTDVSKASEVEALVNKTMDTYGRLDCACNSAGVISASSLLTDVSEDEWDRHINVNLKGTWLCLKYEIPAMLKQKSGAIVNLASAASIVAFAGYAAYAATKGGILALTRSAAIEYAKSGIRINVVSPGSINTDMLNSATEDIVSQLAAAHPVGRVGEPEEVAEAVVWLCSKAASFVTGHNMLIDGGYSVQ; this is translated from the coding sequence ATGACAGATCGATTGTCTGGAAAAGTCGCGCTTGTTACTGGGGCTTCATCAGGTATTGGTCAGGCAACAGCACTTGCGTTTGCACGCGCTGGAGCGAAAGTCGTGGCTGCCAGCCGTCGCGATGCCGAGGGACAGGAGACCGTGCGTCGCATACAAGAGGCAGGAGGTGAAGCCCTTTTCATCAAAACTGATGTGTCAAAGGCTTCTGAAGTAGAGGCGCTGGTTAACAAAACTATGGATACTTACGGTCGTTTAGACTGCGCTTGCAACAGCGCTGGTGTTATCTCGGCATCCAGTCTACTCACCGATGTGTCAGAAGATGAATGGGATCGTCATATCAACGTAAACCTCAAAGGAACGTGGCTTTGTCTCAAGTACGAAATTCCAGCGATGCTCAAACAGAAGAGTGGCGCGATTGTGAACTTGGCTTCTGCTGCAAGTATTGTTGCTTTTGCGGGCTATGCCGCTTACGCTGCGACTAAAGGCGGAATCCTTGCTTTAACGCGATCGGCAGCGATAGAGTATGCCAAATCTGGTATCCGTATCAATGTCGTGAGTCCCGGTTCCATCAATACCGATATGTTGAATAGCGCCACTGAAGATATAGTTTCTCAACTTGCAGCGGCGCATCCTGTAGGACGTGTTGGCGAACCAGAGGAGGTAGCGGAAGCTGTGGTGTGGTTGTGTTCAAAAGCAGCTTCCTTCGTCACCGGACATAATATGCTGATCGATGGGGGATATAGCGTCCAGTAA
- a CDS encoding antibiotic biosynthesis monooxygenase family protein, whose protein sequence is MVIEIIRYNIPAGQESAFESAYEQAQQYLAESPNCLGYQLAHCVEEPNRYILRIDWDSIEGHMQGFRNSPYFPKFFQLVSPYIKSVDEMQHYKQTPIFLKK, encoded by the coding sequence ATGGTAATTGAAATCATTAGGTACAACATTCCTGCCGGTCAAGAAAGTGCTTTTGAATCTGCTTACGAACAGGCGCAGCAATATTTAGCAGAATCTCCTAACTGTCTGGGCTATCAGCTGGCTCATTGTGTAGAGGAACCAAATCGTTACATTCTTCGTATTGATTGGGATTCCATTGAAGGTCATATGCAGGGTTTTCGGAATAGTCCGTATTTCCCAAAGTTTTTTCAATTGGTATCTCCTTACATTAAGTCAGTTGATGAAATGCAGCATTACAAACAGACACCTATTTTCCTGAAAAAATAG
- a CDS encoding SDR family NAD(P)-dependent oxidoreductase, with translation MDLQLRDKRALITGSSSGIGEGIAKVLAREGAIVVIHGRKEEQANRVAQVWYNQVGRLARVEDIANLVAYVASPLADFINSANLRVDGGGTSTVN, from the coding sequence ATGGATTTACAGCTACGTGACAAGCGGGCGCTGATTACCGGTAGTAGTAGCGGTATTGGTGAGGGCATTGCGAAGGTGCTGGCTCGGGAAGGCGCGATCGTTGTCATACACGGTCGAAAGGAAGAACAGGCGAATCGAGTAGCTCAGGTTTGGTACAACCAAGTCGGTCGTTTGGCACGAGTTGAAGACATCGCAAATCTTGTTGCTTATGTAGCAAGCCCCCTTGCAGATTTCATCAACAGTGCGAACCTCCGAGTGGACGGTGGGGGTACAAGTACTGTCAATTGA